From Hirundo rustica isolate bHirRus1 chromosome 1, bHirRus1.pri.v3, whole genome shotgun sequence, a single genomic window includes:
- the IMPA1 gene encoding inositol monophosphatase 1, whose protein sequence is MADPWQECMDYAVGLARKAGEIIRGALKEEISVMTKSSPVDLVTETDQKVENFIISLIKEKYPSHSFIGEESVAAGEGSILTDNPTWIIDPIDGTTNFVHRFPFVAVSIGFVVNKKIEFGIVYSCIEDKMYTARKGKGAFCNGQKLQVSGQEDITKSLLVTELGSNRDPEAIKIILSNMERLLSIPIHGIRAVGTAAVNMCLVATGGADAYYEMGIHCWDMAGAGIIITEAGGVLLDVTGGPFDLMSRRIIAASSRAIGERIAKALQVIPLRRDDATN, encoded by the exons aTAATCCGTGGAGCACTCAAAGAAGAAATATCTGTTATGACTAAAAGTTCACCTGTAGATCTAGTGACAGAAACTGATCAAAAAGTAGAAAACTTCATTATTTCTTTGATAAAAGAAAAGTATCCTTCTCACAG cTTTATCGGAGAAGAATCTGTTGCAGCTGGAGAGGGCAGCATTCTGACAGATAACCCCACATGGATTATAGACCCTATTGATGGAACTACCAACTTTGTACACAG GTTTCCATTTGTGGCAGTTTCAATTGGCTTTGTTGTAAACAAAAAG ATAGAGTTTGGAATTGTGTATAGTTGTATAGAAGACAAGATGTATACtgccagaaaaggaaaaggtgcaTTTTGCAATGGTCAGAAACTTCAAGTATCGGGCCAAGAAG aCATTACAAAATCCCTTTTAGTAACAGAATTGGGGTCAAATCGTGATCCAGAGGctataaaaataatactttctAATATGGAAAGACTTCTCAGTATTCCTATTCATGG GATTCGAGCTGTTGGTACAGCCGCTGTGAACATGTGCCTTGTGGCAACGGGTGGAGCTGATGCCTATTATGAAATGGGGATTCACTGCTGGGACATGGCAGGAGCTGGAATCATTATTACTGAGGCTGGTGGAGTACTGCTGGATGTAACAG GTGGACCATTTGATTTGATGTCTCGAAGAATAATTGCAGCGAGTAGTCGAGCTATTGGAGAAAGAATAGCCAAAGCACTTCAAGTAATTCCTCTGAGAAGAGATGATGCGACCAACTGA